A stretch of Candidatus Eremiobacteraceae bacterium DNA encodes these proteins:
- the pqqA gene encoding pyrroloquinoline quinone precursor peptide PqqA, producing MKLRWERPDFEHVTLGAEVTAYMGSTRLPE from the coding sequence ATGAAACTTCGTTGGGAACGACCGGATTTCGAGCACGTCACGCTCGGCGCGGAAGTCACCGCGTACATGGGGAGCACGAGACTCCCAGAGTGA